The Denticeps clupeoides chromosome 5, fDenClu1.1, whole genome shotgun sequence genome includes a region encoding these proteins:
- the paqr6 gene encoding membrane progestin receptor delta, with protein MKKVSDQLFPVWWGSRGDQSWGWSWGCCLKWEASEGGQPPGCNCPVWCVLCRGGRQQLWEACQKGRRTFRLPTDMLSLKLPQLFDIHQVPKVFQEDGIISGYRHPRSSALDCILSSFQMTNETLNIWTHFLPTWYFLWRFCSLCTTQNFLTDSYTWPLLVYMLLICLYPFTSSCAHTFSTMSAEARHICYFFDYGALSLYSLGCAISYGSYVMPDCWINGWLHLYFVPMAIGNTLFCTGMSCYSRFVELQFPGKSKVLRTTAFVVPFIFDTLPLFYRVLVSCWGSCGLSEALSNHCYHLMFAFLTCFLFASHLPERLAPGRFDYIGHSHQLFHICAVVGTHFQMEGVLSDMSSRRPWLNSNTAIPSFLETVGALVFGVLLNLAVIGLFAASLPWKPQCSTSSSSSSHSQQSTDEGKED; from the exons ATGAAGAAAGTCTCGGACCAGT TGTTTCCTGTGTGGTGGGGCAGCCGAGGGGACCAGAGCTGGGGCTGGAGCTGGGGCtgctgtttaaaatgggaggcgAGTGAAGGGGGCCAGCCCCCCGGCTGCAACTGTCCCGTCTGGTGTGTGCTGTGCCGGGGAGGCAGACAGCAACTCTGGGAGGCCTGCCAGAAAGGGAGGAGGACATTCCGGCTGCCCACAGACATGCTGAGCCTCAAGCTTCCGCAGCTATTCGACATCCACCAAGTGCCCAAG GTGTTTCAGGAAGATGGCATTATCTCTGGCTATCGTCACCCCCGAAGCTCCGCCTTGGACTGCATCCTCAGCAGCTTCCAGATGACCAATGAAACGCTGAACATTTGGACCCATTTCCTGCCTACCTG GTACTTCTTGTGGAGGTTCTGCAGCCTCTGCACTACTCAGAACTTCCTGACGGACAGTTACACATGGCCTCTTCTGGTCTACATGCTGCTCATCTGCCTGTACCCCTTCACCTCCAGCTGTGCCCACACCTTTAGCACCATGTCAGCTGAGGCGCGCCACATCTGCTACTTCTTTGACTACGGAGCCCTCAGCCTCTACAGTCTGG gtTGTGCCATAAGCTACGGATCCTATGTGATGCCTGACTGTTGGATTAATGGCTGGCTGCACCTGTATTTTGTCCCAATGGCAATTGGCAACACCTTGTTCTGCACTGGCATGTCCTGCTATTCCAG GTTTGTGGAGTTGCAGTTCCCAGGCAAAAGCAAAGTTTTACGTACAACAGCATTTGTTGTTCCATTTATCTTCGACACCCTGCCACTTTTCTACAGA GTACTTGTGAGCTGTTGGGGCAGCTGTGGCCTAAGTGAGGCCTTGTCCAACCACTGCTACCACCTTATGTTCGCCTTCCTCACCTGCTTCTTATTTGCATCGCACCTTCCAGAAAGACTGGCTCCGGGGCGCTTTGACTATATTG GACACAGCCATCAACTGTTCCACATCTGTGCTGTGGTGGGCACCCACTTTCAGATGGAAGGGGTGCTTTCAGACATGTCGTCCCGTAGGCCGTGGTTAAACTCCAACACAGCCATACCTTCTTTTCTGGAAACGGTGGGAGCCCTTGTTTTCGGTGTCCTTCTCAACCTGGCCGTCATTGGCCTCTTCGCCGCCAGCCTGCCATGGAAGCCACAGTGCAGCACTTCGAGTTCCAGCTCCAGCCATTCTCAGCAGTCCACTGATGAAGGCAAGGAAGATTAA
- the smg5 gene encoding nonsense-mediated mRNA decay factor SMG5, translated as MSGPGQDSEPEAKVLHIKRLYRAVVESVHKLDVIIGNKSSYREVFKPENISLRNKLRELCVKLMFLHPADYGRKAEELLWRKVYYEVIQVIKTNKKHIHSHSALECAYRTHLIAGVGFYQHLLLYIQSHYQLELQDCIDWTHVTDPLIGRKKPVSASPKEMEWAQMACHRCLVYLGDLARYQNELAGVEAEQLAERFYHQALSVAPHVGMPFNQLGTLAGSTFYNVEATYYYLRCIQSDTPFDGAYGNLKRLFDKAAKMYHQVKKQDMKKLSPSRQRSKDIKRLLVSFMYLQSLLQPKNSLVETELTSLCQSVLEDFNLVLFYLPTPTHASQSTSEEEEEHDTSCNILPDTLVFKMVVTCLMVVHSLKRGGSKQYSASIAFTLALFSHLVNHVNIRLQAELEEGEGPVPPLQSDNTEDADLKEGSGAMNTEQRPLQNGSLEDDEEEDDEEEAEEDEEEEKGNEGGLKPCEQSDKVKRASAKKLGIENQKQKRKFSRLSMLRRRRCARKEDDSDLSEGFESDEEEEDEDDGGGGPNGGLGSTGATENSSSQSKDIRRVPLGEEGSWESGSEEEGGTAFDVETDSDMNSQESRSDLEDIEDGESTGLEGQEEGEEEEGQRQTPREDGSITPPTSNGPLLSNDSSISSNLQAMSSQLFQAKRHFRLAPTFSNVLLRPQTTPSPATDLSTTQTPPHTGDLSTNTGSGTANGNDNEVDSDSEGSVHSSQSVRSEKTLLERLEILTNQGLIQVVKVFVDWLRTNTDIIVMCAKSSQSLWNRLSVLLNLLPDGSKMLETDLGWSPEVRQLVSECEQPGLVQTLLLPEDIALRHLPALSLAQRRLDLNRHRAAPSPLQESVVRLCCIRSFGHFLTNLQGNVLQYNSEAGIFTSISQWEQDNLVQQAKAQFRMAEEEARRNRLMRDMAQLRLQLEVSQLEGSLQQPKAQSSMSPYLVPDTSALCQHLGLLRQLAGSGCFIIIIPRTVIDGLDMLKKENAGARDGIRFLESEFRKGNRYIRCQKESGRSFERDKVKRQDIEAWHLYKMLDSCRQLTGSQSNGDEDTAGMVTILTGHSIEELAARSVPMKAAMGAVATAGMEMKNIVEFYRQWKEMG; from the exons ATGAGTGGACCTGGGCAAGACAGTGAGCCAGAGGCTAAAGTCCTTCACATCAAGCGGCTGTACAG GGCCGTGGTGGAGTCTGTGCACAAACTAGATGTTATTATTGGGAACAAGTCATCGTACAGGGAAGTGTTCAAACCGGAGAACATAAGCCTGCGGAACAA ACTAAGAGAACTGTGTGTGAAGCTGATGTTCCTGCACCCTGCTGACTATGGACGCAAGGCAGAGGAGCTGTTGTGGAGGAAGGTTTATTACGAGGTCATCCAGGTCATCAAGACAAACAAGAAG CACATTCATAGCCACAGCGCTCTTGAATGTGCTTATAGAACTCACCTGATTGCTGGAGTGGGCTTCTATCAGCATCTATTGCTATATATACAGTCCCACTACCAGCTGGAGCTACAGGACTGCATTGACTGGACTCATGTCACTGACCCCCTCATTG GGAGAAAGAAGCCAGTGTCAGCCTCTCCGAAAGAGATGGAATGGGCTCAGATGGCATGCCATAGATGCTTAGTTTATCTGGGTGATCTTG CACGGTACCAGAATGAGTTGGCTGGGGTTGAAGCAGAGCAGCTAGCCGAGCGCTTCTACCACCAGGCCCTGTCTGTTGCCCCTCATGTTG GAATGCCTTTTAATCAGTTGGGCACGTTAGCAGGGAGTACATTTTACAACGTTGAGGCCACCTACTATTATTTGCGCTG taTTCAGTCAGATACTCCCTTTGATGGCGCGTATGGTAATCTGAAGCGATTATTCGACAAGGCAGCCAAGATGTACCACCAGGTGAAGAAGCAGGACATGAAGAAGCTTTCACCATCGCGCCAGAG GTCTAAAGACATCAAGCGACTTCTGGTTAGCTTCATGTACCTCCAGAGTTTATTACAGCCCAAGAACAG TCTTGTAGAGACGGAGCTGACCTCACTGTGCCAGTCTGTGCTGGAGGACTTTAACCTGGTCCTGTTCTACCTGCCCACACCAACACATGCATCCCAGTCTAcaagtgaggaggaggaagaacatGACACCAGTTGTAACATCCTGCCTGACACCCTTGTCTTCAAGATGGTGGTGACCTGCCTCATGGTGGTGCATAGCCTGAAAAGAGGAG GGTCCAAGCAGTACAGTGCATCTATTGCCTTCACCCTGGCTCTCTTCTCCCACCTGGTGAACCACGTCAACATACGTCTGCAGGCAGAATTGGAGGAAGGTGAGGGACCAGTGCCACCTCTCCAGTCTGACAACACCG AGGATGCAGACCTGAAAGAGGGGAGTGGAGCCATGAACACAGAGCAAAGGCCTTTGCAGAATGGCTCATTggaagatgatgaagaggaagatgatgaggaggaggcagaagaagatgaggaagaggaaaaaggcAATGAAGGAGGACTGAAACCATGTGAGCAGAGTGACAAGGTAAAAAGAGCATCAGCCAAGAAACTTGGCATAGAGAATCAAAAGCAGAAGAGGAAGTTCTCTAGGTTGTCCATGCTGCGACGCCGACGCTGTGCTCGCAAGGAGGATGACAGTGACCTGAGTGAGGGGTTTGAgagtgatgaggaggaggaagatgaagatgatgggGGCGGTGGACCTAACGGAGGTTTGGGAAGCACAGGGGCTACTGAAAATTCATCTTCCCAGAGTAAGGACATCAGGAGGGTTCCCCTTGGGGAGGAAGGCAGCTGGGAGAGTGGCTCAGAGGAAGAAGGGGGCACAGCATTCGATGTGGAGACGGACTCTGACATGAACAGCCAGGAATCTCGCTCTGACCTGGAAGACATAGAAGATGGTGAGTCTACTGGCCTAGAGGGgcaggaggaaggggaggaggaggagggccaGAGGCAGACCCCTAGAGAAGATGGTTCCATCACCCCACCAACCTCCAATGGGCCTCTGCTGTCCAACGACTCCAGCATCAGCAGCAACCTACAGGCCATGTCTTCCCAACTCTTCCAAGCCAAGCGTCATTTTCGCCTCGCACCCACATTTAGTAATGTGCTGCTCCGCCCACAGACCACCCCCAGTCCTGCCACTGATCTTTCCACAACGCAGACTCCGCCTCACACTGGAGACCTATCCACTAACACAGGTTCTGGTACTGCCAACGGCAACGACAACG aGGTGGACTCAGATTCTGAGGGCAGTGTTCACAGCAGCCAGTCAGTTCGCAGTGAGAAGACACTGCTGGAAAGGCTGGAGATTTTGACCAATCAGGGCCTTATCCAAGTAGTGAAAGTTTTTGTGGATTGGCTGAGGACAAACACTGACATTATTGTTATGTGTGCTAAG AGTTCTCAGAGCCTGTGGAACAGGCTGTCTGTGCTGCTCAACCTGCTGCCTGATGGGAGCAAGATGCTGGAGACCG ATCTTGGCTGGAGTCCAGAAGTACGGCAGCTGGTGAGTGAATGTGAGCAACCAGGACTGGTTCAGACACTGCTGCTACCAGAGGATATTGCCCTGCGCCACCTGCCTGCCCTTAGCCTTGCACAACGCCGCCTGGACCTCAACCGACACCGGGCCGCACCCAGCCCCCTGCAGGAG AGTGTGGTGCGCTTGTGCTGCATTCGCAGTTTTGGCCACTTCCTCACCAATCTCCAAGGAAACGTGCTGCAGTATAACTCAGAGGCAGGCATTTTCACCAGCATTAGCCAATGGGAGCAGGATAATCTGGTTCAACAAGCAAAGGCCCAGTTTCGCATG GCAGAGGAAGAGGCTCGCAGGAACCGATTGATGAGAGACATGGCTCAGCTGCGCCTACAG TTGGAGGTGTCTCAGCTAGAGGGCAGTCTTCAGCAGCCCAAGGCCCAATCCTCAATGTCTCCATACCTGGTACCTGACACGTCGGCTCTCTGCCAGCACCTGGGCCTCCTCAGGCAGCTGGCGGGCAGTGGCTGTTTCATTATAATCATTCCCCGCACAG TGATTGATGGTTTGGACATgctaaagaaagaaaatgctggAGCAAGAGATGGAATCCGGTTCTTGGAGTCAGAGTTTCGCAAAGGAAacag GTATATCCGTTGCCAAAAAGAGTCTGGTAGGAGCTTTGAGAGGGATAAGGTCAAGCGGCAGGACATTGAGGCCTG gCACCTATACAAGATGCTGGACAGCTGTCGGCAGCTTACCGGCTCGCAGAGCAATGGTGATGAAGATACGGCAGGCATGGTGACCATTCTCACCGGCCACTCCATTGAGGAACTGGCTGCACGTTCAGTCCCTATGAAG gcgGCCATGGGCGCCGTGGCCACCGCGGGAATGGAGATGAAGAACATTGTTGAGTTTTACAGACAGTGGAAGGAGATGGGCTGA